The proteins below are encoded in one region of Bacteroides uniformis:
- a CDS encoding 2-oxoacid:acceptor oxidoreductase subunit alpha, translated as MANDMMVKELEQVVVRFSGDSGDGMQLAGNIFSTVSATVGNDISTFPDYPADIRAPQGSLTGVSGFQVHIGAEKVYTPGDKCDVLVAMNAAALKTQYKFAKSTACIIIDTDAFQKSDLEKAAFKTDNPIEEMGIKQDVIAAPISKMVKDCLADTGMDNKSMLKCRNMFAVGLVCWLFNRDLKIAEDFIREKFAKKPEIAGANIKVIHAGYDYGHNTHASVAHTYKIESKTTVPGRYMDITGNKATAYGFIAAAEKAGLKLFLGSYPITPATDVLHELSKHKSLGVMTVQCEDEISGCATSIGAAFAGALAVTSTSGPGVCLKSEAMNLAVITELPLVVLDVQRGGPSTGLPTKSEQTDLLQALFGRNGESPMPVIAASSPTSCFDAAYMASKIALEHMTPVVLLTDGFVANGSGAWKLPKLADYPAITPPYVTSEMKDNYTPYKRNPETGVRYWAIPGQEGYMHILGGLEKDSNTGAISTDPENHDLMCHLRAEKVAKIPVPDVEVQGCADDADLLIVGFGGTYGHLYSAMEEMNKAGKKVALAHFTYLNPLPKNTETVLKKYKKVVVAEQNLGQFAGYLRMKIDNFTPYQFNEVKGQPFVVAELVAAFNKLIDN; from the coding sequence ATGGCAAACGACATGATGGTCAAAGAACTGGAGCAAGTGGTAGTCCGCTTCTCCGGAGACTCCGGCGATGGTATGCAGCTCGCCGGCAACATCTTTTCAACAGTTTCGGCTACCGTGGGCAATGATATCAGTACATTCCCCGACTATCCGGCAGATATCCGCGCCCCGCAAGGCTCACTCACCGGTGTTTCCGGTTTTCAGGTACATATCGGTGCAGAGAAAGTCTATACCCCAGGTGACAAATGCGACGTATTGGTAGCGATGAACGCCGCCGCACTGAAAACCCAATATAAGTTTGCTAAATCCACTGCTTGTATCATCATCGATACAGATGCTTTCCAGAAGTCAGACTTGGAAAAGGCCGCTTTCAAGACCGATAATCCGATAGAGGAAATGGGTATTAAGCAGGATGTCATCGCCGCCCCCATCTCGAAGATGGTGAAAGACTGCCTTGCCGACACCGGAATGGACAACAAGTCCATGCTGAAATGCCGCAATATGTTTGCAGTAGGCCTGGTATGCTGGCTGTTCAACCGCGATCTGAAAATAGCCGAAGATTTCATCCGCGAGAAATTCGCCAAAAAGCCCGAAATTGCCGGGGCAAATATCAAGGTCATCCATGCAGGATATGACTACGGACACAACACCCATGCTTCCGTAGCCCATACATATAAGATTGAAAGTAAGACTACCGTTCCCGGCAGATACATGGATATCACGGGGAACAAAGCAACTGCTTACGGTTTCATCGCCGCAGCTGAAAAGGCTGGCTTGAAGCTGTTCCTCGGCTCCTATCCCATTACTCCGGCAACCGATGTACTGCACGAACTCTCCAAGCACAAGTCTCTGGGCGTGATGACCGTGCAATGCGAAGACGAGATTTCCGGTTGCGCCACTTCTATCGGCGCCGCTTTTGCAGGTGCGCTGGCTGTGACCTCCACTTCCGGTCCCGGTGTCTGCCTGAAATCGGAAGCTATGAACCTGGCAGTCATTACAGAACTTCCGCTGGTTGTGCTCGACGTGCAACGTGGCGGTCCTTCTACCGGTCTGCCCACCAAGTCAGAGCAGACAGACTTGTTGCAGGCATTGTTCGGCCGCAACGGTGAAAGCCCAATGCCCGTCATCGCCGCCTCTTCACCCACAAGCTGTTTCGACGCAGCCTACATGGCAAGCAAAATTGCACTGGAGCACATGACCCCGGTCGTATTGCTGACCGACGGCTTTGTTGCCAATGGCTCCGGCGCCTGGAAGCTGCCCAAACTGGCAGACTATCCCGCCATCACCCCTCCCTACGTGACTTCCGAAATGAAGGACAACTATACTCCGTACAAACGCAATCCCGAAACAGGTGTCCGCTATTGGGCCATTCCCGGACAAGAAGGCTATATGCACATCCTCGGCGGTCTGGAGAAAGACAGCAATACCGGTGCCATCTCCACCGATCCCGAAAACCATGACTTGATGTGCCACCTGCGTGCCGAGAAGGTTGCCAAAATCCCCGTACCTGATGTAGAAGTGCAAGGCTGTGCAGACGATGCCGATTTGCTGATTGTCGGTTTCGGCGGTACATACGGCCACTTGTATTCGGCCATGGAAGAGATGAACAAGGCAGGCAAGAAGGTTGCCCTCGCCCACTTCACTTATCTGAATCCGCTCCCCAAGAACACGGAAACCGTTCTGAAGAAGTACAAGAAGGTGGTAGTTGCCGAACAGAATCTCGGACAATTTGCAGGTTATCTACGTATGAAGATAGACAACTTCACCCCGTACCAGTTCAACGAAGTCAAAGGACAACCGTTCGTCGTTGCCGAGCTGGTCGCAGCGTTCAATAAATTAATTGATAATTGA
- a CDS encoding 2-oxoacid:ferredoxin oxidoreductase subunit beta: MCEYTAKDYKKGQPRWCPGCGDHFFLASLHKAMAEIGKAPWENAVISGIGCSSRLPYYMNTYAMQTIHGRAAAISTGAKVANPNLTVWQISGDGDGLAIGGNHFIHAVRRNIDLNMILLNNRIYGLTKGQYSPTSPRGFVSKSSPYGTVEDPFHPAELCFGARGRFFARAVATDAPGTVEVLKAAMAHKGASVCEILQNCVIFNNGTHDSVAKKEDRAKNAIYLKHGEPMLFGENNEYGLMQEGFGLKVVKLGENGITEKDILIHDAHCMDNTLQLKLALMEGPDFPIALGVIRDVEAPTYDDAVHEQIEEVSAKKKYHNFEELLMTNDTWEVK, encoded by the coding sequence ATGTGCGAATATACAGCAAAAGACTATAAAAAAGGACAACCCCGTTGGTGTCCGGGTTGTGGTGACCACTTCTTTCTGGCTTCACTGCACAAAGCAATGGCAGAAATCGGCAAAGCTCCTTGGGAGAATGCCGTCATCTCAGGTATCGGCTGCTCCAGCCGTCTGCCCTATTATATGAATACGTATGCGATGCAGACCATCCACGGACGTGCTGCTGCCATCTCTACAGGTGCCAAGGTTGCCAATCCCAACTTGACGGTATGGCAAATCTCCGGCGACGGTGACGGTCTGGCCATCGGCGGTAATCACTTCATCCACGCCGTACGCCGTAACATCGACCTGAACATGATTCTGCTGAACAACCGCATCTACGGCCTGACCAAAGGTCAATATTCTCCGACCTCCCCACGTGGTTTCGTCAGCAAGTCGTCTCCCTACGGTACGGTAGAAGATCCATTCCACCCGGCAGAGCTTTGCTTCGGTGCCCGCGGCCGTTTCTTTGCCCGCGCGGTAGCTACCGATGCTCCGGGGACCGTAGAAGTATTGAAGGCAGCTATGGCCCACAAGGGCGCCTCCGTTTGCGAGATTCTGCAGAACTGCGTTATCTTTAATAACGGTACGCATGACTCCGTGGCCAAAAAGGAAGACCGCGCCAAGAATGCCATCTACTTGAAGCACGGCGAACCGATGCTCTTCGGCGAGAACAACGAATACGGACTGATGCAGGAAGGCTTTGGTCTAAAAGTCGTGAAACTCGGTGAGAACGGCATTACAGAGAAGGATATCCTCATCCACGATGCCCACTGCATGGACAACACCCTGCAACTGAAGCTTGCCCTGATGGAAGGTCCCGACTTCCCGATTGCACTCGGTGTTATCCGCGATGTGGAAGCTCCTACTTACGACGATGCCGTTCATGAACAAATCGAAGAGGTGTCTGCCAAGAAGAAGTATCACAATTTCGAGGAATTACTGATGACGAATGATACGTGGGAAGTAAAATAA